In Gimesia benthica, a single window of DNA contains:
- a CDS encoding polysaccharide deacetylase family protein, whose product MKTSDLRPHGIMFHHFHNEKHIQGQGAISADELAQIIEYYQQSHRILPAREWLEKANQGTLDDHEACLTFDDALLCQYEVALPVLQHFNLTAFWFVYSSVITGGNEKLEIYRKFRTVCFETINDFYRCFYKTISESPYQSAVATALKGFIPEEYLKQFPFYTEPDRQFRFVRDQVLGPNIYTEVLDLMMQAEKIDLPEFTSDLWMNEQQVIDLHAQQHVIGLHSHTHPTALSALDADGQRVEYQTNFETLNRILRVAPDTVSHPCNSYNAETLKILRDLQIKVGFRSNMAEQQISQLEFPREDHANIMEKMAA is encoded by the coding sequence TTGAAGACTTCAGATCTCCGACCACACGGCATCATGTTTCATCATTTTCATAATGAAAAACATATTCAGGGACAGGGGGCAATCTCTGCCGACGAACTAGCTCAGATCATCGAATATTACCAGCAGTCACATCGGATCCTGCCTGCACGTGAATGGCTGGAAAAAGCAAATCAGGGTACGCTGGATGATCACGAAGCCTGCCTGACGTTTGATGATGCCCTGCTCTGCCAGTACGAAGTCGCTTTGCCCGTATTACAGCATTTTAACCTGACGGCTTTCTGGTTTGTATACTCATCTGTGATTACCGGCGGCAATGAAAAGCTGGAGATCTATCGTAAATTCCGCACGGTCTGTTTCGAAACGATCAATGATTTCTATCGGTGTTTTTACAAGACCATTAGCGAGTCACCTTACCAGTCAGCAGTCGCGACGGCACTCAAAGGATTTATTCCCGAAGAGTATCTCAAGCAGTTCCCCTTCTATACCGAACCTGATCGGCAGTTTCGCTTTGTACGGGACCAGGTTCTGGGCCCGAATATTTACACTGAAGTGCTGGATCTGATGATGCAGGCGGAGAAGATTGATCTGCCGGAATTCACCAGCGACCTGTGGATGAATGAGCAACAGGTGATCGACCTGCACGCGCAGCAGCATGTGATCGGACTGCACTCACATACGCATCCAACCGCACTGTCGGCGCTGGACGCGGATGGGCAGCGGGTGGAGTACCAGACGAACTTTGAAACACTGAACCGGATCCTGAGAGTAGCGCCGGACACCGTGTCACATCCCTGTAATTCCTACAACGCAGAAACACTTAAGATTCTCAGGGACCTGCAGATCAAAGTCGGTTTCCGTTCGAACATGGCTGAGCAACAGATTTCGCAGCTTGAATTTCCCCGCGAAGATCACGCCAATATCATGGAAAAGATGGCAGCATGA
- a CDS encoding formyltransferase family protein → MKITVFTSNQPRHLSLIAGLASIADEVFAIQECNTIFPGQVADFFRRSEVMQEYFSHVIAAEKEIFGLPRFSPANVRSLSMKLGDLNRLEMSTLQPALESDYYVVFGSSFIKGDLIDFLVNHRALNIHMGVSPYYRGSSCNFWALQEGHPDYVGATIHMLSKGLDSGPMLFHALPAPQEIEAFPLGMQAVKAAHTGLIEYLQAGKIFDFEPVVQDKSLELKYTRNSDFTDEVAAAYLQAAPSAADIAHALAARDLERFLHPYLF, encoded by the coding sequence ATGAAAATCACGGTTTTCACCAGTAACCAGCCCCGACACCTTTCGCTGATCGCCGGCCTGGCTTCGATTGCAGATGAAGTCTTTGCCATCCAGGAATGCAACACGATTTTCCCGGGACAGGTGGCGGACTTTTTCCGACGTTCCGAAGTGATGCAGGAATACTTCAGCCATGTTATCGCCGCCGAGAAGGAGATTTTCGGACTGCCCCGTTTTTCACCAGCCAACGTGCGATCGCTGTCCATGAAACTGGGCGACCTGAACCGCCTGGAAATGTCCACCCTGCAGCCGGCGCTGGAGAGCGATTATTACGTGGTGTTTGGCAGTAGTTTTATCAAAGGGGATCTGATCGATTTTCTGGTCAATCACCGTGCTTTAAATATTCACATGGGTGTTTCGCCTTACTACCGAGGCAGCAGTTGTAATTTCTGGGCACTGCAGGAAGGGCACCCCGATTACGTGGGCGCCACGATTCACATGCTGTCCAAGGGGCTCGACTCGGGACCGATGCTGTTTCATGCCCTGCCGGCGCCCCAGGAAATCGAAGCGTTTCCACTGGGCATGCAGGCCGTCAAAGCCGCGCATACCGGACTGATTGAATATCTCCAGGCGGGCAAGATTTTCGATTTCGAGCCAGTCGTGCAGGACAAATCGCTGGAGCTCAAATATACGCGGAACAGTGATTTCACCGACGAAGTGGCAGCAGCCTATCTACAGGCTGCCCCCTCGGCAGCAGACATAGCGCATGCGTTGGCAGCGCGGGATCTGGAACGTTTTCTACACCCGTACCTGTTCTGA
- a CDS encoding creatininase family protein, with protein sequence MKFIEMTAVELKNVPREDTLVVLPIAAVEQHGPHMPTGTDHFICTAVAEAVEQNLPESLLLLPTQWLGASQHHLRWGATLTPRVENYETLLYEICESVLNDGFQRILILNGHGGNIGPMQTALRRLQVHYPNCQLLAASYWSIAEQEIAALMEGECKTVGHACEAETSLIMHLRPELVHTSKIENFSDYELDMVDGVYHCRDMYQRTSAGATGRPDLATPEKGAQMFSGIVARVTEVIASLTEVH encoded by the coding sequence ATGAAATTTATAGAAATGACTGCCGTCGAACTCAAGAACGTGCCCCGCGAAGACACACTGGTGGTGCTTCCGATCGCCGCCGTCGAACAGCACGGCCCCCACATGCCGACCGGCACCGATCACTTTATCTGCACCGCGGTCGCGGAAGCGGTAGAACAGAACCTGCCTGAATCGCTGCTGCTCCTGCCGACACAATGGCTGGGGGCCAGTCAGCATCATCTTCGCTGGGGCGCAACACTGACACCTCGCGTGGAAAATTACGAAACGCTGCTCTACGAGATTTGCGAGTCGGTACTGAATGACGGCTTCCAGCGCATTCTGATTCTCAACGGCCATGGCGGAAATATCGGACCGATGCAGACCGCTCTGCGTCGTCTCCAGGTTCATTACCCGAATTGCCAGTTACTCGCGGCTTCCTACTGGTCTATCGCCGAACAGGAAATTGCAGCGCTCATGGAAGGGGAATGCAAAACAGTCGGACATGCCTGCGAAGCGGAAACGTCGCTGATCATGCATCTGCGTCCCGAACTCGTGCATACGTCCAAAATTGAGAATTTCAGCGATTACGAACTAGACATGGTAGACGGCGTCTATCATTGTCGCGATATGTATCAGCGAACCAGCGCCGGGGCCACCGGCCGACCGGATCTGGCCACTCCGGAAAAGGGAGCCCAGATGTTTTCCGGAATCGTCGCGCGGGTGACTGAGGTAATCGCTTCCCTCACCGAGGTGCATTAA
- a CDS encoding sodium:solute symporter family transporter, whose protein sequence is MHTLDYGVILAYLLVSVGLGIYFGRNQTRQEFFAAGNSMGWLPVGLSVMATLFSANSFVMYPSIAYGSGLRISLFLISISLMAPLVLWVFIPIYARLKCQTAYEYLERRYHVSVRSLASGLFIFLRIGWMASATYAASVVLANVMQVDQTMVIVVLGIVSIFYTMLGGLRAVMWTDVMQFFIFSLTILLTLGLILSQTEGGVSGVISTYFEGRSNVLIDFTPSMTLEYGSWALLIGLFLEGLSAFGADQVAVQRYIAARSERTSQIGFMINILGMWTVVPGLLAIGIGLYSHYQHFPEEMVSVLATELNGQLPDWRTDAAPGVSVPEYYQSYPEYVAEDIRALNKQDQALPQYVRLHFPPGVIGLFLVALMAAVMSSIDSGIHSVTTALMVDFRDRHMPHWKPENNKIEVLQDRALVVLIGILSVFLACNVGEMGDVFAIGKKMTAGFGGPLLAVFVLALFFKNTTTAGVWVGTFVGAVITIALMYLYSDWFSVWYWPIGFGLSLVIGLGVSLVSNLIHGSPSSRDSEEEPLTFWNVVRGQQTLSQESSE, encoded by the coding sequence ATGCATACGCTTGATTATGGTGTTATTCTAGCCTACCTGCTGGTCTCCGTGGGCCTGGGGATCTATTTCGGTCGCAATCAGACCCGGCAGGAATTTTTTGCCGCCGGAAATTCGATGGGCTGGCTGCCCGTCGGTCTGAGTGTGATGGCGACGCTGTTTTCCGCCAATAGTTTCGTGATGTACCCCTCCATCGCATATGGCAGCGGTCTGCGGATCAGCCTGTTTCTGATTTCGATTTCACTGATGGCGCCGCTGGTGCTCTGGGTCTTCATTCCCATTTATGCCCGCCTCAAATGTCAGACCGCTTATGAGTACCTGGAACGCCGCTACCATGTGTCGGTCCGTTCCCTGGCCAGCGGACTCTTTATTTTTCTCAGAATCGGCTGGATGGCTTCCGCAACCTATGCCGCCTCGGTCGTCCTGGCCAACGTGATGCAGGTCGATCAGACCATGGTCATCGTCGTCCTCGGCATCGTCTCCATTTTTTATACGATGCTCGGCGGTCTGCGGGCTGTGATGTGGACCGACGTGATGCAGTTCTTCATTTTCAGTCTCACGATTCTGCTGACACTCGGCCTGATTTTAAGCCAGACCGAGGGGGGCGTCTCGGGTGTCATTTCGACTTACTTCGAGGGACGCAGCAATGTCCTGATCGATTTCACCCCTTCAATGACTCTGGAATACGGCAGTTGGGCGCTGCTCATCGGTCTGTTTCTGGAAGGGCTCTCCGCATTTGGTGCAGACCAGGTTGCCGTCCAGCGCTATATCGCTGCCCGTTCCGAACGGACGTCCCAGATCGGTTTCATGATCAACATTCTCGGCATGTGGACCGTGGTCCCCGGTCTGCTGGCCATCGGGATCGGCCTGTACTCGCACTACCAGCACTTCCCTGAAGAGATGGTTTCGGTGCTTGCCACCGAACTGAATGGACAACTGCCCGACTGGCGCACGGACGCCGCCCCTGGTGTGTCGGTCCCCGAATACTATCAGTCGTATCCCGAATATGTGGCCGAGGACATTCGGGCCCTGAATAAGCAGGACCAGGCACTGCCGCAATATGTCCGCCTGCATTTTCCTCCCGGGGTCATCGGTCTGTTTCTGGTAGCTTTGATGGCAGCCGTGATGTCGAGTATCGACTCGGGCATTCACTCTGTAACAACCGCGCTGATGGTTGATTTCCGCGATCGCCACATGCCACACTGGAAACCGGAGAACAATAAAATCGAAGTCCTGCAGGACCGGGCGCTGGTCGTCCTGATCGGAATTCTCTCGGTATTCCTCGCCTGTAATGTCGGTGAGATGGGAGACGTGTTTGCGATCGGCAAAAAAATGACTGCCGGTTTTGGGGGACCCTTACTGGCGGTCTTCGTGTTGGCCCTGTTTTTCAAGAATACGACGACCGCCGGCGTCTGGGTGGGAACCTTCGTGGGCGCGGTCATTACCATTGCCCTGATGTATCTTTACTCGGACTGGTTTTCGGTCTGGTACTGGCCCATCGGTTTTGGCTTGAGTCTGGTCATCGGCCTGGGTGTGAGCCTGGTCTCCAACCTGATTCACGGATCTCCTTCCAGCAGGGACTCGGAAGAGGAGCCGCTCACTTTTTGGAATGTTGTGCGAGGCCAACAGACGCTTTCTCAGGAATCCAGCGAGTAA
- a CDS encoding CDP-alcohol phosphatidyltransferase family protein, with product MISQKNVPQPRVSVYASGEQSMMDASQARRHRFFLPILKLFVRSGITPNLLTGLSLLCGIGFCFTFGQSWEGAPLVALGLLFLHVLLDGIDGPLARFMGTAGNRGSFTDTTADQLVVAFTTITLIHFDVVHATVGGLYLLFYTLVVVFAMIRSSLAIPYSWLVRPRFMVYAWIPIDVYFLPGTLNYLLWLCVLPLAWKSTTGFYKIRKQL from the coding sequence ATGATTTCTCAAAAAAATGTCCCCCAGCCTCGCGTCTCCGTCTATGCCAGCGGTGAACAATCGATGATGGACGCGTCCCAGGCACGCCGGCATCGTTTTTTTCTGCCGATTTTGAAGCTGTTTGTCCGCTCCGGGATCACGCCGAACCTGCTGACCGGCCTCTCACTGCTGTGTGGCATCGGGTTCTGCTTTACCTTTGGGCAAAGCTGGGAAGGAGCGCCGCTGGTTGCGCTGGGACTGCTGTTTTTGCATGTGCTGCTGGACGGCATTGATGGTCCCCTGGCCCGTTTCATGGGAACGGCGGGGAATCGCGGTTCATTTACCGATACGACAGCAGACCAGTTAGTCGTTGCTTTTACGACGATTACACTGATTCATTTTGATGTGGTCCATGCCACGGTCGGGGGCTTATATCTGCTGTTTTATACGCTGGTCGTGGTCTTCGCGATGATTCGCAGTTCGCTGGCCATTCCCTACAGCTGGCTGGTTCGTCCCCGGTTTATGGTCTATGCATGGATTCCCATTGATGTTTACTTCCTGCCGGGCACGCTGAATTATCTGCTCTGGTTATGCGTGCTCCCCCTGGCCTGGAAGTCGACCACCGGCTTTTACAAAATCCGGAAACAACTCTGA
- a CDS encoding carboxypeptidase-like regulatory domain-containing protein — MKHRAFEKKIVGCLLAVVALTACSGGESLPELATVTGTVSLDGNPLPAANVLFQPQQGKTAFAMTDENGKFELMYNQDVTGATPGNYTVKISKEKNPEEPGNELLPAKYNEQTTLTADVKADQENDFQFDLKTK, encoded by the coding sequence ATGAAACACAGAGCGTTTGAGAAAAAAATCGTCGGCTGCCTGCTGGCAGTCGTAGCATTGACGGCTTGTTCCGGCGGCGAATCGCTGCCCGAACTGGCTACAGTAACGGGAACCGTGAGCCTGGATGGCAATCCACTGCCGGCGGCCAATGTACTTTTCCAGCCCCAGCAGGGAAAAACGGCCTTCGCGATGACCGATGAAAACGGAAAATTCGAACTGATGTATAACCAGGATGTCACTGGAGCAACTCCTGGAAATTATACCGTCAAAATTTCGAAAGAAAAAAATCCGGAAGAACCCGGCAATGAACTGCTTCCGGCCAAATACAATGAGCAGACAACACTGACTGCCGATGTCAAAGCCGATCAGGAAAACGATTTTCAGTTTGATCTGAAAACCAAATAA
- a CDS encoding DUF1559 domain-containing protein, whose protein sequence is MLNFMSRKRGFTLIELLVVIAIIAILIALLLPAVQQAREAARRSTCKNNLKQLGLAFHNYHDTHRVLPPAAINPGSANCTSVFSTNNIMNHTCFQMILPFLDQAPLYNLYNWSIPSGPAMHSSCGHTAPPTTANQFGLLDSTLSIFICPSESGNPRGTQSAAGSYTSNGAHRTSYGVAANQYDSDKVSSFQGDTYSKKAALGLNGSARISAIKDGTSNTMLLIETPFEKTTSGSDVYVGFGPYWDTYTHTNSIRPTGQGINRPRNAAYSQRVYGWGAGSSHTGGVHILLADGAVRFLSENADMTSVVQSLISASGGEVIGEF, encoded by the coding sequence GTGTTGAATTTTATGTCCCGTAAGCGTGGCTTCACCCTGATTGAGCTGCTCGTTGTGATTGCCATCATTGCGATTTTGATCGCGCTTCTGCTTCCCGCCGTACAACAGGCACGTGAAGCAGCCCGTCGCAGTACCTGCAAAAATAATCTGAAACAGCTGGGTCTCGCCTTTCACAATTATCATGATACGCACCGCGTCCTGCCCCCCGCTGCGATTAATCCTGGCAGTGCAAACTGCACGTCAGTTTTTTCCACCAATAACATCATGAATCACACCTGTTTCCAGATGATTCTGCCGTTCCTGGACCAGGCACCACTTTATAATCTCTATAACTGGTCGATTCCCAGTGGACCTGCCATGCACTCCAGCTGTGGACATACCGCTCCACCCACCACTGCCAATCAGTTTGGTCTGCTTGACTCAACGCTTTCAATTTTTATCTGTCCTTCTGAAAGCGGAAATCCGAGAGGCACCCAGAGCGCAGCCGGCAGCTACACCTCAAACGGTGCGCACCGTACCAGCTACGGAGTCGCCGCGAACCAGTATGACTCCGATAAAGTCAGCTCCTTTCAGGGGGATACCTACTCCAAAAAAGCTGCACTGGGCCTGAATGGATCAGCCAGAATTTCAGCGATCAAAGATGGAACCAGTAACACCATGCTCTTGATCGAAACTCCGTTTGAAAAAACGACCAGCGGATCTGACGTTTATGTCGGCTTCGGTCCTTACTGGGATACTTACACCCATACCAATTCCATCCGTCCCACCGGTCAGGGCATCAATCGCCCCCGGAATGCAGCCTACAGTCAGCGGGTTTATGGTTGGGGCGCCGGTAGTTCACACACCGGTGGCGTGCATATTCTACTGGCTGACGGAGCCGTCCGCTTCCTGAGTGAAAATGCCGACATGACTTCCGTCGTGCAGTCGCTGATTTCTGCCAGCGGCGGTGAAGTCATCGGCGAATTCTAA